acataaatgtcaaatctaattatttaataattaaaattaattatcaaataatatattgtcatttattttattaataatgaaactaattaaagtttcctaattaataaatatgcccttcaaaatctctatttactgttttgcccttaataagtgataaattctcaaatagacaagtctatcttgagaatttttaattgattaattaaaatcaattaaatgagtcttacaagtaatattatctcaactagtgaggggaccatgggtctatatatccgagcttccaataagcagatctagaatttaccacttaaattcactgacttattaattcttcgttgaatccacacatagaactcagaattgcactctcagtatatagaatgctctatatgttccaccatatagacacatcattagttatccattgttataatcctaatgtgatcaacgatcctctatattgatgatttacactgtaaagggactaaattaccgtaacaccctacaatgtattttatccttaaaacacttaaccctgtataaatgatatttcaactaagtgaaatgagtactcaatcatttatctcgtttggttaagctcgaaggaaatcaccctttgcttactattcgccagatagaagctatagattccatatttatgttagcgctcccactcaatcgcactaccgtgttcccaaaatgtatgtattgcccagactaaagattaggcttaactaacaaatcaaagaacacgaataatactcttgaaattgagcctaaccatatcaggatttcgatcatgtgatctaggatcaacttatgatattaaattgaatagatatttgcggtaagtttcaaaaatctaattcaaagttcaatatcggtccattccaatgcatactccatgcatccaacctgagctttactttaacctatgttctggaaagaacataacatttctccaaatgcaagtaaactctgttgtagattgtcatatcagtaaaacacagtgttctgataaatctaggaatactttattcatacagtcatgtttactttccaatgtgttgacaacacaataaaaatgatcaagtatgtgaaaaggggtttagatgaatttataaatcaaatagacaagcaattgattaagtgaaccaaaacatacacaaatgaatgaaaaaattacttctgttactttattgatactgaataatctggattacattgaaacagagttttatttagggcataaaacccaacagaacccGCACTCAAAATCCCGCTCAAAATGATGCTGATGTGACTCAGATCGGCCAAGAGGCCGAACAGGTTAGTCCAGCCGTGCAGGCACAGTTGGACGAACGAAAAAATATGTTCCAAGGCTTGGCCGATCAGAAGAACAATGATCTCGAATTGGACCGAGCACGTGGAACCCCTTTCTCCCCCGAGATTAATATCCTGGAGTTGCCCCACAAATTTAGGATGCCAAcctggaagatgtatactgggaAGGAAGATCCCTTATCCCACCTTaagtattttgagatgcaaatAGACCTTCAAGGAGTACGAGGAGATGTATGTTGCAGAGTTTTTCTTGCCACCCTTTCAGAAGCCGCCCAACagtggtatttcaagttggcacCCAGAAAAATCAGCTCATGGAAGTCTTTCTCCTCGgagttccatgcacaattctcctcctctCGCCAACTTCCGTTGGACCTAGGAGATCTGGTCAAAGTAAACCAAAGACTAGGAGAGCCTCTCCGAGCCTACATAAACAGATTCATGATGGAGGCGACTAAGGTTTCTCGGGTAACCGAGGATAGAAAGTTGTCCCCAATActagggggcattgaagtccttagTGAGCTTTGGAAGGACATAGGAAGAACGGACCAGTAGACTCGATGAGTGATTTTCTTGAGAGTGTGGAAGGTTTTATCAAACTTGAAGAGGCCATtcagcgagcagaaggtgaACAAAAACCTGGCATGTCAAAAGCTCCTTCTATCGGGACATCCGTCCAGCTCCCCCATTACCCAAGCAATTCAAGCTCAAATGGTAAACGGTCCAGCAACAATAATAGGCAAGGGAATGGGAAAAAGGGAAAGTTCATTGGCAAGACCGAACAAGCTCCATGGGAGAATCCTGCCAAGTATACTGCATTTACCATCCTAACGGAGGACATAGAAAGTGTTTATATGGCTACTCAGTCATTAGCCCTGTATAAGGACCCTACACCCATGAAAAAAGATGTCAACAAGAGAGATATGACAATGTTTTGTCAATTTCATGGGGATTACGACCActacaccaatgaatgcaacaaCCTAAAGCGGGAAATCGAATTCCTGATAAGGAAAAATAACCCGCATgtacagaagtatgtcaaggccgaTCAAAATCAGTGGAGAGATAACAACCAAGACTTGCTACCACCACCAGTAGATGGACATCcgcaagtcattattggaggcccgcacatacATGAAGATTCAGGCAAAGCCCGTGAGAGGTATGCCCGAATAGTACAACATGAGCAAGAAGAAGTAGTCTTGGCCGTAGAAGAGAGGAAGCCGAAGATCCCACGGGTAGGGGAACCCACCATAACATTTAATGATGAAGATGTTGTCAAGATTAGATTTCCGCACAACGACCCGTTGGTcatggaagtccagatagccaacAAGATGGCTGCCAGAACCATGatagataatggagcctcttccaacaCCTTATTCAAGACAAcatatgaaaagatggggctccaactcaaAGATCTAAGCCCTTGTCTTCCGCCTGTATATGGTTTCTATGGCCAAGGAGTCGCACCTCTAGGGCAAATTcgcctacccctcactgttggatcGGCTCCAACAAGCATAACTATAATGGCACAATTTCTGGTATTGGACGTTCCATTAGCCTTTAACGTCATGTTAGGCCGACCAGctttgtatgacttaaaggcaTTTATATCGATATTCCATTCATGCCTGAAGTTTCcgacaaagaatggggtagggtgtctaagaggaaaccaatagattgctcgggaatgttataaccttgccatagccaaggctaagaaggaagtatcctctagCTAGAGCTCgaacaagggaaaaaacatttctaagtagggaacttcccaaggcggggatgaagatgtggatcctcgacttggggacccaagcaacaatgttggacctgtggaagaactagaagagatcgagattgaTCCAGATATTTCGGCTAGAAAGCTAAAAAATTGGAatggtttgttgctcgaagtaaaatcagcattgataaaatttctgagagcgaACCTGGACGTTTTCGCCTGGTCACatgaggatatggtcggaattgatccttctatAATTTTGCACATCCTAAATATTGATCCCAACTTTCGACCAGTTTAACAAAAGCGAAGGCTGTTGGACAAAGAGCGAGCGCTAGCCCTGAAAGAAGAGGTAGAGAAGCTACAAAATAATAACTTCATAATTGAACCTTTCTAATCTCGTACTAGTACCCAAGCCAAACAAGAAATGACGAgtttgtattgatttcacatACCTCAATAAGGCGTGCCCCAAGGATTGTTTTCCACtcccaagaatcgatcagctttTGGACGCAACAACTtggcacgaaatattaagcttcaagGACGCTTATTCGGGGTACaactaaatcaaaatgcatccaccagaccaagaacatacaagttttcggacagattgttgggttttgtgccctaaataaaacccattacaatctaatctgattagttatcaatttaagagatttgaagtgatttgtgttaacatgtatttttcatgcttatggtttaatatatgcacaaaattagTTAAGTCCATAACATAGATTCATTCACAATTGCAgtaatgtcaacacagtggaatgtgattgtgattatatgattcaaaagactaagtccatgTTTCATCAGTATTTTTGGattacttacacttggagtaagtgttacgttctttccagaacattggtaaagtatactagtttcgaatgtatggagtatacattggactggactgatattgaacttagtcaagatattataatacttaccgttgtatctttccaagtcaatatcactagctgatcttagatcaaaagaatctaaatcctaatatgcttaggttcaatctgaggagtgctattcatgttctttgatttattagttatgcctacttttgggttagggtgatacgtatatttcgggaacatgatagtgttgggttttatgccctaaataaaactcatttcaatataatcagatttacttattaatgtagatcagaaataacatttaatgttgcatggttcacatgatttatttcatgattata
This region of Cannabis sativa cultivar Pink pepper isolate KNU-18-1 chromosome 7, ASM2916894v1, whole genome shotgun sequence genomic DNA includes:
- the LOC115696662 gene encoding uncharacterized protein LOC115696662, which gives rise to MYTGKEDPLSHLKYFEMQIDLQGVRGDVCCRVFLATLSEAAQQWYFKLAPRKISSWKSFSSEFHAQFSSSRQLPLDLGDLVKVNQRLGEPLRAYINRFMMEATKVSRVTEDRKLSPILGGIEVLSELWKDIGRTDQ